One segment of Deinococcus sp. Leaf326 DNA contains the following:
- a CDS encoding metallophosphoesterase, giving the protein MRLAVFGDIHGNLPALRGVLDDMQIQSADERLCLGDVATGGPWPGECLRKVAALGCPVICGNADRELLGPPVPFRDRGFPDERELYDQEQWSATQVTAAGRAAVAGFLATTTFPGLLAFHGSPERDDEVLDAQTPEGRLTELRAAFGTAPLWVGGHTHRPLLRTLDGWTLLNPGSVGLPFEKRGGVYVNPARAESLLLDRVPGGWQATFRRVPDAVEDIRQGFLSSGIPHAEWAAAGWVPG; this is encoded by the coding sequence ATGCGACTCGCCGTCTTCGGGGACATTCACGGCAACCTACCTGCTCTGCGGGGCGTGCTGGACGACATGCAGATCCAGAGCGCCGACGAGCGCCTGTGTCTGGGCGATGTGGCGACGGGCGGCCCCTGGCCCGGCGAATGCCTGCGCAAGGTCGCGGCGCTGGGGTGCCCGGTCATCTGCGGCAACGCCGACCGCGAACTGCTGGGGCCGCCCGTACCGTTCCGCGACCGGGGCTTTCCCGACGAGCGCGAACTGTACGACCAGGAACAGTGGTCGGCCACGCAGGTCACGGCCGCCGGGCGCGCGGCCGTGGCGGGCTTTCTGGCTACTACCACCTTTCCCGGCCTCCTGGCCTTTCACGGCAGTCCCGAGCGCGACGACGAGGTGCTGGACGCGCAGACGCCCGAGGGGAGACTGACTGAACTCCGCGCGGCCTTCGGAACGGCTCCCCTCTGGGTCGGAGGGCACACGCACCGGCCGCTGTTGCGCACGCTGGATGGCTGGACCCTGCTGAACCCCGGCAGCGTGGGCCTGCCCTTCGAGAAGCGCGGCGGGGTCTACGTGAACCCGGCCCGCGCCGAGTCCCTGCTGCTCGACCGCGTGCCCGGCGGGTGGCAGGCGACCTTCCGCCGCGTTCCCGACGCGGTGGAGGACATCCGCCAGGGCTTCCTCTCCTCGGGAATACCGCACGCAGAGTGGGCGGCGGCGGGCTGGGTGCCGGGCTGA
- the deoD gene encoding purine-nucleoside phosphorylase — MSVHLNAKPGEIAETVLLPGDPLRAQHIAETFFENPVQHNSVRGMLGFTGTYKGQRVSVQGTGMGIASSMIYVHELIKDYGCKNLIRVGTAGSYQEGVHVRDLVLAQAACTDSNINRIRFGERTFAPIADFELLLRAYQIAKERGFTSHVGNIMSSDTFYTDDAEEFKRWADYGVLAVEMEAAGLYTLAAKFGVRALTILTISDHLVTHEVTTAEERQLTFNGMIEVALDAALGLDKS, encoded by the coding sequence GTGAGTGTCCACCTGAACGCCAAACCCGGCGAGATCGCCGAAACCGTCCTGCTGCCTGGCGACCCGCTGCGCGCCCAGCACATCGCCGAGACCTTCTTCGAGAACCCCGTGCAGCACAACTCGGTGCGCGGCATGCTGGGGTTCACCGGCACCTACAAGGGCCAGCGCGTGAGCGTGCAGGGCACCGGCATGGGTATCGCCAGCTCGATGATCTACGTCCACGAACTCATCAAGGACTACGGCTGCAAGAACCTGATCCGCGTGGGCACCGCCGGCAGCTACCAGGAAGGCGTGCACGTCCGCGACCTCGTGCTGGCGCAGGCGGCCTGCACCGACAGCAATATCAACCGCATCCGGTTCGGCGAGCGCACCTTTGCGCCCATCGCCGACTTCGAGCTGCTGCTGCGCGCCTACCAGATCGCCAAGGAGCGCGGCTTCACGTCGCATGTCGGCAACATCATGAGCAGCGACACCTTCTACACCGACGACGCCGAAGAGTTCAAGCGCTGGGCCGACTACGGCGTGCTGGCGGTCGAGATGGAAGCGGCGGGCCTCTACACCCTGGCCGCCAAGTTCGGGGTGCGCGCCCTGACCATCCTGACCATCAGCGACCACCTCGTCACACACGAGGTCACGACGGCCGAGGAACGTCAACTCACCTTCAACGGCATGATCGAGGTTGCTCTCGACGCCGCGCTGGGGCTGGACAAGAGCTGA
- a CDS encoding transcription antitermination factor NusB — protein sequence MSQAAFRPPGPFNPAREVAVRVLLRVLAGETFAAPALDAALKSARLPGRDSGLATHIVYGTLRRVLSLDAALTPMLRGDTHPKARALLLAGAFEKLYLGTPAHAVVSEYVNLARGARLAPPGLVNAVLRRVERPDGAVDGGTAELPAWLADVYAGAYGAQAEAVAASLLEPQPLWLSLSDEGVRSLEEEGSLVLPGVQGVERVELDRPLRETAAFAQGQAQPINPASLACVHALGDVAGERVLDLAGGAGVKAAMLATRGAAVTSVDLLARKHDAARANLGRLHLRADFRSHDLTTPLDAPPAAFVLLDAPCTGSGTLRAHPEIKLRLTPEAVTEMAELQARMLPNAAALVAPGGVLVYSVCSVTPQEGPEVVAGFLASHPDFSAEAVPGIEVPHVPAGDGLLTVPLDGVDGFFIARLRRK from the coding sequence GTGAGTCAAGCCGCTTTCCGTCCTCCTGGTCCGTTCAATCCTGCCCGCGAAGTGGCGGTGAGGGTGCTGCTGCGCGTGCTGGCCGGTGAGACCTTCGCGGCCCCGGCCCTGGACGCCGCCCTGAAGTCGGCCCGCCTGCCGGGGCGCGACTCGGGTCTGGCGACCCATATCGTGTACGGCACGCTGCGCCGCGTGCTCAGCCTGGACGCCGCCCTGACGCCCATGCTGCGCGGCGACACCCATCCCAAGGCGCGGGCCCTGCTGCTGGCCGGCGCGTTCGAGAAGCTATACCTGGGCACCCCGGCCCACGCGGTGGTCAGCGAGTACGTGAACCTCGCGCGCGGCGCGCGTCTGGCACCCCCCGGTCTCGTGAACGCCGTGCTGCGCCGCGTCGAGCGGCCAGACGGGGCAGTGGACGGAGGAACCGCCGAGCTGCCCGCGTGGCTGGCCGACGTGTACGCCGGAGCCTATGGTGCCCAGGCGGAGGCGGTGGCCGCGAGCCTGCTGGAGCCGCAGCCCCTGTGGCTCAGCCTCTCGGACGAGGGGGTGCGCTCGCTGGAGGAGGAAGGCAGCCTCGTGCTGCCGGGTGTGCAGGGCGTGGAACGCGTCGAGCTCGACCGCCCGCTGCGCGAGACGGCCGCCTTCGCGCAGGGTCAGGCCCAGCCCATCAACCCGGCCAGCCTCGCGTGCGTGCACGCACTGGGCGACGTGGCGGGCGAGCGGGTACTCGACCTCGCCGGCGGCGCGGGCGTGAAGGCCGCCATGCTCGCCACACGCGGCGCGGCTGTGACGAGCGTGGACCTGCTGGCACGCAAGCACGACGCGGCCCGCGCCAACCTGGGACGCCTGCACCTCCGGGCCGATTTCCGGTCCCACGACCTCACCACCCCGCTGGACGCCCCGCCCGCCGCCTTCGTGCTGCTCGACGCGCCCTGTACGGGCAGCGGCACCCTCCGTGCCCACCCCGAGATCAAGCTGCGCCTGACCCCCGAGGCCGTGACCGAGATGGCCGAGTTGCAAGCCCGGATGCTGCCCAACGCCGCCGCCCTCGTCGCGCCGGGCGGCGTGCTGGTCTACTCGGTGTGTTCGGTGACGCCGCAGGAGGGCCCGGAGGTCGTGGCCGGATTCCTGGCGAGCCACCCCGACTTTTCCGCCGAGGCCGTGCCCGGCATCGAGGTGCCGCACGTCCCGGCGGGCGATGGCCTGCTGACCGTACCGCTGGACGGAGTGGACGGCTTTTTCATCGCCCGGTTGCGCCGAAAATAA
- a CDS encoding MFS transporter: MTDSPQKRTMGRTKVILFFTIFTAMLGLSVLFPIIAPLARQLGLSETQAAWFSTAYSLMQFVFAPLWGARSERVGRRPVLLLGLVGFSVSFGLFGLLAYLGTQGVLAGGALFGLLVLSRVVGGVLSSATLPTAQAMMADLSDKENRAASLGLIGAAFGLGVVFGPGIGALLSTLGLTAPIFFSAGLGLLTALVAWRTLPETRRPGAASAAPANRRQLLGRGPILLFLAISALSTLASVGMEQTIGFYVQDTLNLTPAETARTVGGMLAVFGVVAALVQGGAIRPLSKRLPPAPLIAVGLSVMAAGMLLLPHMTAYWPITLALAVIGVGSAVLSPSLSAALSLSANDDQQGAVAGLNSSALALGRMTGPLLGTGLYGSVGHGAPYLLSGSVLLGLLVWTLVARPQVRPVAPAPHA; the protein is encoded by the coding sequence ATGACGGATTCTCCACAAAAGAGGACCATGGGCCGCACCAAGGTCATCCTCTTCTTCACCATTTTCACGGCCATGCTGGGGTTGAGCGTCCTGTTTCCGATCATCGCGCCCCTCGCGCGGCAACTGGGCCTGAGCGAGACGCAGGCCGCCTGGTTCTCGACCGCCTACAGCTTGATGCAGTTCGTCTTCGCGCCGCTGTGGGGAGCCCGCAGCGAGCGTGTGGGCCGCCGGCCGGTGCTGCTGCTGGGCCTGGTGGGGTTCTCGGTCAGCTTCGGGCTGTTCGGGCTGCTGGCCTACCTCGGGACGCAGGGCGTCCTGGCGGGCGGCGCGCTGTTCGGGCTGCTGGTGCTGTCGCGGGTGGTCGGCGGCGTGCTGTCGAGCGCCACGCTGCCCACTGCCCAGGCCATGATGGCCGACCTGAGCGACAAGGAAAACCGCGCCGCCAGCCTGGGTCTCATCGGGGCGGCATTCGGTCTGGGAGTGGTGTTCGGTCCCGGGATCGGCGCGCTCCTGAGCACGCTGGGGCTCACGGCGCCCATCTTCTTCAGCGCGGGGTTGGGGCTGCTGACGGCCCTGGTCGCGTGGCGCACCCTCCCCGAGACCCGTCGTCCGGGTGCGGCCAGTGCGGCTCCGGCGAACCGGCGGCAGCTGCTGGGGCGTGGGCCGATTTTGCTGTTCCTGGCGATCAGTGCGCTCTCCACTCTGGCCAGTGTGGGCATGGAGCAGACCATCGGCTTTTACGTGCAGGACACCTTGAATCTCACCCCCGCCGAGACGGCCCGCACGGTCGGCGGGATGCTCGCAGTGTTCGGGGTGGTGGCGGCGCTCGTGCAGGGCGGAGCCATCCGCCCCCTCAGCAAGCGGCTGCCTCCCGCCCCCCTGATCGCCGTGGGGCTGAGCGTCATGGCGGCCGGAATGCTGCTGCTGCCGCACATGACGGCCTACTGGCCCATCACGCTGGCCCTGGCGGTGATCGGGGTGGGCAGCGCGGTCCTGAGCCCCAGCCTGAGCGCCGCCCTGAGCCTGAGCGCGAACGACGACCAGCAGGGCGCGGTCGCGGGCCTGAACAGCAGCGCCCTGGCCCTGGGCCGCATGACCGGGCCGCTGCTGGGCACCGGGCTGTACGGCTCGGTCGGGCACGGCGCGCCGTACCTGCTCAGCGGCAGCGTGCTGCTCGGGCTCCTGGTCTGGACCCTGGTCGCCCGCCCGCAGGTGCGGCCCGTGGCCCCGGCGCCGCACGCCTAG
- a CDS encoding maltose ABC transporter substrate-binding protein has product MKKALTILSLALLGQASAANITVWSHFGTGELTWLREQAAAFDKKTGNKTTIVTVPFDQIPDKLIQSASRGQGPDVVVTLPQDRLGQLAAAGVIEPMDKYVTSKSDLDKTALQAMTYQGKLFGIPMFAESVALVYNKKLVTQPPTTWSAFLSAAQKNTGNGTFGYLADLSNAYMNYGVISAYGGYVFKNTGGTLNTKDVGLANAGADKASAFLNDLRYKYNLVPEGVDGAAAKSAFTDGRLAMFLTGPWDMGDIKKAGINYGIVSFPTPPGAAGKWSPFVGVQGTMLNAYSKNKAAAALFAKQISTADAQVAFNKAGGRIPVSLAARTKLKADPVVAGFGKSISAGTPMPNVPQMGAVWGPWSNAIAQSVQKANQNYSQILDKAVQEINGNIK; this is encoded by the coding sequence ATGAAAAAAGCCCTGACCATTCTCTCGCTCGCATTGCTGGGCCAGGCCAGCGCCGCCAACATCACCGTGTGGAGCCACTTCGGCACCGGAGAACTGACCTGGCTGCGCGAGCAGGCCGCCGCCTTCGACAAGAAGACCGGCAACAAGACCACCATCGTGACGGTGCCCTTCGACCAGATTCCCGACAAGCTCATCCAGAGCGCGTCGCGCGGCCAGGGCCCCGACGTGGTCGTGACACTGCCGCAGGACCGCCTCGGGCAGCTCGCGGCGGCGGGCGTCATCGAGCCGATGGACAAGTACGTGACGAGCAAGTCCGACCTCGACAAGACGGCGCTGCAGGCCATGACCTATCAGGGCAAGCTGTTCGGCATCCCGATGTTCGCCGAGTCGGTCGCCCTCGTCTACAACAAGAAGCTCGTGACCCAGCCCCCCACCACCTGGAGCGCCTTCCTGAGCGCCGCGCAGAAGAACACCGGCAACGGCACCTTCGGCTACCTCGCCGACCTGAGCAACGCCTACATGAACTACGGCGTGATCAGCGCCTACGGCGGCTACGTGTTCAAGAACACTGGCGGCACGCTGAACACCAAGGACGTGGGCCTCGCCAACGCGGGCGCCGACAAGGCCAGCGCCTTCCTGAACGACCTGCGCTACAAGTACAACCTCGTCCCCGAGGGTGTGGACGGAGCGGCGGCCAAGAGCGCCTTCACCGACGGCCGCCTGGCGATGTTCCTCACGGGCCCCTGGGACATGGGCGACATCAAGAAGGCCGGCATCAACTACGGCATCGTGTCCTTCCCCACCCCTCCCGGCGCGGCCGGCAAGTGGAGCCCCTTCGTGGGCGTGCAGGGCACCATGCTCAACGCCTACAGCAAGAACAAGGCGGCCGCCGCCCTGTTCGCCAAGCAGATCAGCACCGCCGACGCGCAGGTCGCCTTCAACAAGGCCGGCGGGCGCATTCCGGTGAGCCTCGCGGCGCGCACGAAGCTCAAGGCCGACCCGGTGGTCGCGGGCTTCGGCAAGAGCATCAGCGCCGGGACCCCCATGCCCAACGTGCCCCAGATGGGCGCGGTGTGGGGCCCCTGGAGCAACGCGATCGCCCAGAGCGTCCAGAAGGCCAACCAGAACTACTCGCAGATCCTGGACAAGGCCGTTCAGGAAATCAACGGCAACATCAAGTAA